The Thermodesulfobacteriota bacterium genome includes the window CTCCCACATCGGCAAGAGGCTCCTCCAGGCCATCGGGATCGACCCGGGGCGGCTGCGCATCGAGTTCATCTCCGGCTCGGAGGGCACCCGGTTCGTGGAGCACGTCAACGACTTCAGCGGCCAGATCTCCGAGCTGGGTCCCCTCTGGGGCGGCGAAGAGGCGGGCGGTTTCGCGCTGGCCCGCAAGCTGGAGGCGGCGACGAAGCTCGTCCCCTACATCAAGCTCTTGGAGCGGGAGCGGCTGCGGCTCCAGTTCCCCACCGAAGAGCAGTACGACGCCTTCTTTGCCGGGGAGGAGTTCGAGCGCCTGTTCCAGGAGACGGTGGGCGAAAAGCTCGCCATGAGCCAGATCGCGTCGCTGCTCCAGGAAAAGCCCCTCCCGGTGGGCGAGATCGCCAGCAGCCTGGGCCTGACGCCGTCGGAAGTGTCCCGGCATCTGAGCAGCTCCACCCGGCACGGACTGGTGCGCTACGACCCTGCGGCGAAGTGCTACGCGCCGGCGTGAAGGCTAGCTGACAGCTCTCTTAGGACGAAAACCCATGGACCTAGCGAGAATCGACCAGATCATCGACAAGCACGGCTGCGAGGAGAGCTCCCTCATCCAGGTCCTCCTCGACATCCAGGCCCAGAATCACTGGCTGCCCAAGGAAGCCCTGGAGCGGGTCGGCGAGCGGCTGCAAGTGCCCATGACGCGGATCCAGCACATCGCCACCTTCTACAAGGCCTTCAGCCTGGTTCCCAAGGGGCGCCACCGCGTCCACATCTGCGTGGGCACGGCCTGCCACGTCCGCGGGGCCCAGCGGGTGCTCGACACCGTGCAGGACGTCACCGGCATCCGGCCCGGAGAAACCGACCTGGACCTGCGCTTCAGCCTGGAGACCGTCAACTGCCTGGGCTGCTGCGCGCTCGGGCCGGTGATGGAGATCGACGGGAAGACCCACGGGAAGGTGACTCCGGGGGAAACCGCAGAAGTGCTGCGCAACTACGACTAAGGAACGGGCATGGCACGGATAGGTTCACCGGCCGAGTTGGAAGAGCTGAGAAAGGGCATCCTCGCCACCCGGGACCCGAGCAAGCGCTGCATCACCCTGTGCTCGGGCTCCGCCTGCCTCGCGTGCGGCTGCAAGGAGGTGGCGGCGGCCCTCGACGAGGAGATCGCCCGGCGCGGACTGGGGGGCGAGGTGGAGGTGCGCAGGACCGGCTGCCACGGGTTTTGCGAGCGGGGCCCCATCATCGTCATCCACCCCGACGAGACTTGCTACCTGCAGATCAAGCCGGAAGACGTGCCCGAGATCGTGGAGAAGACGGTGGGGGGGGGTGGCCTGGTGGAGCGCCTGCTCTACGAGGACCCGGCCACCGGCGAGAAGATCGCCCACGAGGCGGAAATTCCCTTCTACCGGTACCAGAAGCGGCTCGTCTTCGGCGGCAACGGGAGCATCGACCCCAAGAGCATCCACGACTACCTCGCCCAGGGGGGCTACTCGGCCCTGGCCAAGGCCCTCACGGGGATGACCCCCGAGGGGGTGCTGGAGGAGGTGAAGGCCGCGAACCTGCGGGGCCGGGGGGGCGGCGGATTTCCCGCGGGCACCAAGTGGGAGGGGTCTCGCAAGGCCCCCGGCGAGCCCAAGTACGTGATCGTCAACGCCGACGAGGGAGACCCCGGGGCCTACATGGACCGCAGCCTCCTGGAGGGCAATCCCCACTGCGTCCTCGAGGGGCTCGCCATCGGCGGGTACGCCGTGGGCGCGCAGGAGGGCTACATCTACGTGCGCCAGGAGTATCCCCTGGCGGTGGAGAACGTGCACCTGGCGATCCGCACGGCCGAGGAGCACGGCCTCCTGGGGAAGAACATCCTGGGCTCGGGCTTCGACTTCACGGTGAAGGTGCACCAGGGGGCCGGCGCGTTCGTGTGCGGGGAGTCCACGGCGCTCATGACGGCCCTGGAGGGCCGGGTGGGGGAGCCGCGCCCCAAGTACATCCGCTCCAACATCAAGGGCCTGTGGGACCGGCCCAGCGTGCTCAACAACGTGGAGACCTGGGCCAACGTGCCGCTCATCATCAACGGGGGCGCCGAGAAGTTCACCCAGCTCGGCACCGCGGGGAGCAAGGGGACCAAGATCTTCTCCCTGGTGGGGAAGATCACCAACACGGGTCTGGTGGAAGTGCCCATGGGCATGCCCCTTCGGGACATCATCTTCAAGATCGGCGGGGGCATCCCGGGAGGAAAGAAGTTCAAGGCGGTGCAGACGGGCGGCCCCTCGGGAGGGTGCATCCCCGAGCACCTGCTCGACCTGCCGGTGGGGTTCGACGAGCTCGCCGAGGCCGGCTCGATGATGGGCTCGGGCGGCATGATCGTCATGGACGAAGAAACCTGCATGGTGGACGTGGCCCGGTACTTCACGGCCTTCCTCACCGACGAGTCCTGCGGCAAGTGCGTCCCCTGCCGCGAGGGCCTCAAGCAGATGCTCAAGGTCCTGACCCGCATCACCGAGGGCCGGGGTCGCGACGGGGACATCGAGCTCCTCCAGACCCTCTCGGAGACGGCCACCGAGGGTGCGCTGTGCGCGCTGGGCAAGACCGGCCCCAATCCCTTCCTGAGCACGCTCCACTACTTCCGCCAGGAGTACGAGGCCCACATCCGGGAGAGGCGCTGCCCCGCCCTCGCCTGCAAGGAGCTCATCGCCTTCTACATCGACCCGGAAAAGTGCCAGGCCTGCGGGAGCTGCCGGCGCAAGTGCCCCTCCGAGGCCATCACCGGCGCAAAGAACCTCATCCATATCGTGGACCAGGAAAAGTGCACCAAGTGTGGGACCTGCATCGAGGCCTGTCCCCCGCGCTTTGCCGCCGTGAGGAAGCTCTCGGGCGAGCCGGTGCCGCCCCCGGTGCCGGAAGACCAGCGAACCATCGAGAGAAAGAGCAAGCGAGAGAAGGAGCAATCGTGATGCGTGAGATCCGCTTGCAGATCGACGGCAGGGAGGTGGCCGCCACCGAGGGCATGACGCTGCTCCAGGCGGCCCACGGCGCGGGCATCTCCATCCCGACCCTGTGCCACCACGAGAAGCTCGAGCCCTTCGGGAGCTGCCGGCTGTGCCTCGTGGAGGTGGAGAGCCGGGGCCGCACCAACCGCGTGGCGAGCTGCGTCTATCCGGTGGAGAACCAGCTCGTGGTGCGCACCCGGTCCGAGACCCTGGACCGGATCCGCAAGACGATCCTCGAGATGTACCTGGCCCACGCCCCCGACTCTCCCCGGCTCGAGGCCCTGGCCGGTGTGTATGGGGCCGACCGGGACCGGTTCGAGAAGGAGAACTCCTTCTGCATCCACTGCGGCCTGTGCGTGCGCTACTGCGCCGAGGTGAAGAAGAAGAACGCCGTGGGCTTCGTGGACCGGGGGCCCCGCAAGGAGATCGCCTTCGTCCCCGAGATCGCCGCGAAGGAGTGCTGGGACTGCAAGGAGTGCTTCCCCCTGTGCCCCACCGAGGCGCTCCAGGCGGCCTACGTCTTCGTGGAAGCCGTGAAGTTCCCCCGTGCGGGTGCGGCGGGGTCGGAGCTCGGCGGCGCGTAGCGGCACAGCCCCCCCGGCGAGGCTCCTCGCCCACCCTGTAGGAGCCGCCGCAGGCCGGCCCTTCCAGCCGCTACGTCGGGGCGAGCCCCGACCTACGGACTGGGTTTGGGTCGGGCAGGGACGCCTCGCCGAGGCGTCCGTCCGGGCCCGTCGGGGCCACCACCCAAGAGCGCGGCGCGTTCGGCGAACGCGCCCCACCCTCCGACGTCACCCGAGAAGGGAACAA containing:
- a CDS encoding 2Fe-2S iron-sulfur cluster-binding protein, which codes for MREIRLQIDGREVAATEGMTLLQAAHGAGISIPTLCHHEKLEPFGSCRLCLVEVESRGRTNRVASCVYPVENQLVVRTRSETLDRIRKTILEMYLAHAPDSPRLEALAGVYGADRDRFEKENSFCIHCGLCVRYCAEVKKKNAVGFVDRGPRKEIAFVPEIAAKECWDCKECFPLCPTEALQAAYVFVEAVKFPRAGAAGSELGGA
- a CDS encoding hydrogenase iron-sulfur subunit, giving the protein MSQKFKAKILGFVCHWUGYGSADLAGVSRLQYRTEIRLLRVMCTGRVDLSFILRAFAKGADGVFIAGCRLNECNYTTHGNFHALRISHIGKRLLQAIGIDPGRLRIEFISGSEGTRFVEHVNDFSGQISELGPLWGGEEAGGFALARKLEAATKLVPYIKLLERERLRLQFPTEEQYDAFFAGEEFERLFQETVGEKLAMSQIASLLQEKPLPVGEIASSLGLTPSEVSRHLSSSTRHGLVRYDPAAKCYAPA
- a CDS encoding NADH-ubiquinone oxidoreductase-F iron-sulfur binding region domain-containing protein, with amino-acid sequence MARIGSPAELEELRKGILATRDPSKRCITLCSGSACLACGCKEVAAALDEEIARRGLGGEVEVRRTGCHGFCERGPIIVIHPDETCYLQIKPEDVPEIVEKTVGGGGLVERLLYEDPATGEKIAHEAEIPFYRYQKRLVFGGNGSIDPKSIHDYLAQGGYSALAKALTGMTPEGVLEEVKAANLRGRGGGGFPAGTKWEGSRKAPGEPKYVIVNADEGDPGAYMDRSLLEGNPHCVLEGLAIGGYAVGAQEGYIYVRQEYPLAVENVHLAIRTAEEHGLLGKNILGSGFDFTVKVHQGAGAFVCGESTALMTALEGRVGEPRPKYIRSNIKGLWDRPSVLNNVETWANVPLIINGGAEKFTQLGTAGSKGTKIFSLVGKITNTGLVEVPMGMPLRDIIFKIGGGIPGGKKFKAVQTGGPSGGCIPEHLLDLPVGFDELAEAGSMMGSGGMIVMDEETCMVDVARYFTAFLTDESCGKCVPCREGLKQMLKVLTRITEGRGRDGDIELLQTLSETATEGALCALGKTGPNPFLSTLHYFRQEYEAHIRERRCPALACKELIAFYIDPEKCQACGSCRRKCPSEAITGAKNLIHIVDQEKCTKCGTCIEACPPRFAAVRKLSGEPVPPPVPEDQRTIERKSKREKEQS
- a CDS encoding NAD(P)H-dependent oxidoreductase subunit E, with protein sequence MDLARIDQIIDKHGCEESSLIQVLLDIQAQNHWLPKEALERVGERLQVPMTRIQHIATFYKAFSLVPKGRHRVHICVGTACHVRGAQRVLDTVQDVTGIRPGETDLDLRFSLETVNCLGCCALGPVMEIDGKTHGKVTPGETAEVLRNYD